One region of Micromonospora lupini genomic DNA includes:
- a CDS encoding LacI family DNA-binding transcriptional regulator, with protein MTDVARLAGVSHQTVSRVLNGHPNVREQTRLRVRAAIAELGYRPNGAARALVTGRSQVIGVVAQNTTLYGPASLLAALEQTAAEEGFAVSVGSVRNLDHRSISAAVERHLAHRVAGIVVIAPVESAGEALERLPQDVPLVTVDGDPQRPVPLVTVDQVAGAREATQHLLDAGHQTVWHVSGPSDWFDSAGRIEGWRAALLGVGIDPPPLMHGDWSAVSGYRCGQMLARMPEVTAIFTANDHLALGVLRALHEFGRRVPAEISVVGFDDVPEAAYFIPPLTTVRPDFDAVARASLQMLLTQIESGIGGGALRQTIAPTLVSRDSVAPPRH; from the coding sequence ATGACAGACGTCGCTCGTCTGGCCGGTGTCTCCCACCAGACGGTGTCGCGGGTGCTCAACGGGCACCCCAACGTGCGTGAGCAGACCCGGTTGCGGGTGCGGGCGGCGATCGCCGAACTCGGCTACCGTCCGAACGGCGCCGCGCGCGCACTGGTGACCGGCCGGTCCCAGGTCATCGGTGTGGTGGCACAGAACACGACCCTCTACGGCCCGGCGTCGCTGTTGGCCGCCCTGGAGCAGACGGCCGCGGAGGAGGGCTTCGCGGTCAGCGTGGGAAGCGTCCGCAACCTCGACCACCGGTCCATCTCGGCTGCCGTCGAGCGGCACCTGGCGCACCGGGTGGCCGGCATCGTCGTCATCGCGCCTGTCGAGTCGGCCGGCGAGGCCCTGGAGCGGCTGCCGCAGGACGTCCCACTGGTGACTGTCGACGGCGATCCGCAGCGGCCGGTGCCGTTGGTGACAGTCGACCAGGTGGCTGGCGCGCGGGAGGCGACCCAGCATCTCCTGGACGCGGGGCACCAAACCGTCTGGCACGTCTCGGGGCCGTCCGACTGGTTCGACAGCGCCGGTCGGATCGAGGGCTGGCGGGCGGCGCTGCTGGGCGTGGGCATCGACCCACCGCCGCTGATGCACGGGGACTGGTCGGCGGTGTCGGGCTACCGGTGCGGGCAGATGCTCGCCCGGATGCCGGAGGTGACCGCGATCTTCACGGCCAACGACCACCTCGCGCTGGGCGTGCTGCGGGCGTTGCACGAATTCGGGCGGCGGGTGCCGGCCGAGATCAGCGTCGTGGGTTTCGACGACGTGCCGGAGGCCGCGTACTTCATTCCGCCGCTGACCACCGTGCGGCCGGACTTCGACGCGGTGGCCCGGGCGAGCCTGCAGATGTTGCTGACCCAGATCGAGTCGGGCATCGGTGGGGGCGCCCTGCGGCAGACCATCGCCCCGACCCTGGTCTCCCGCGACAGCGTCGCCCCGCCGCGCCACTGA
- the araA gene encoding L-arabinose isomerase: MAPQTQPEIWFLTGSQGMYGEETLRQVAEQSRQIAAALDDSPQIPARVVWKPVLTNSGEILQVCRDAAAQGAVGVIAWMHTFSPAKMWISGLDALQTPLLHLHTQANVLLPWNDIDMDFMNLNQAAHGDREFGYIQTRLGVARKTVAGHVSDPRVTTRIGAWARAALGWSAMRSLRLARFGDNMRDVAVTEGDKVEAELRFGVSVNTYGVNDLVQVVGEVADADVDELVKEYGDTYRVGDELLPGGERHDSLRYAARLELGMRSFLDTGGFRAFTTNFEDLGGLRQLPGIAVQRLMADGYGFGGEGDWKTSVLVHTLKAMSVGVEGGTSFMEDYTYDLTPGQELVLGAHMLEVCPTIASDVPNVEIHPLSIGGREDPVRLVFDAAPGPAVVLGLADMGERFRLVANEIDVVAPPQPLRRLPVARAVWRPRPDLPVSAEAWITAGAPHHTVLSQAVGTEELHDLAEMSRTELVVIDADTEPRRFADEIRWNQAYYRLARGF; the protein is encoded by the coding sequence ATGGCACCACAAACCCAACCCGAGATCTGGTTCCTCACCGGCAGCCAAGGCATGTACGGCGAGGAGACGCTCCGGCAGGTCGCCGAGCAGTCCCGCCAGATCGCGGCCGCGCTCGACGACTCGCCGCAGATTCCCGCCCGGGTGGTCTGGAAGCCCGTCCTGACCAACAGCGGTGAGATCCTGCAGGTCTGCCGGGACGCCGCCGCCCAGGGTGCCGTCGGGGTCATCGCCTGGATGCACACGTTCTCGCCGGCGAAGATGTGGATCTCCGGTCTGGACGCGTTGCAGACGCCGCTGCTGCACCTGCACACCCAGGCGAACGTCCTGCTGCCGTGGAACGACATCGACATGGACTTCATGAACCTGAACCAGGCCGCCCACGGCGACCGTGAGTTCGGGTACATCCAGACCCGCCTCGGGGTGGCCCGCAAGACGGTCGCCGGGCACGTCAGTGACCCGCGGGTGACCACTCGGATCGGCGCGTGGGCCCGCGCCGCGCTGGGCTGGTCGGCGATGCGGTCGCTGCGGCTGGCCCGCTTCGGTGACAACATGCGCGACGTCGCGGTGACCGAGGGCGACAAGGTCGAGGCGGAGCTGCGCTTCGGGGTGTCGGTGAACACCTACGGCGTCAACGACCTGGTCCAGGTGGTCGGCGAGGTCGCCGACGCCGACGTGGACGAGCTGGTCAAGGAGTACGGCGACACCTACCGCGTCGGCGACGAGCTGCTTCCCGGGGGCGAGCGGCACGACTCGCTGCGCTACGCGGCCCGCCTGGAGCTGGGCATGCGTTCGTTCCTGGACACCGGCGGGTTCCGGGCGTTCACGACGAACTTCGAGGACCTCGGTGGCCTGCGTCAGCTGCCCGGCATCGCCGTGCAGCGGCTGATGGCCGACGGCTACGGCTTCGGTGGCGAGGGCGACTGGAAGACGTCCGTGCTGGTCCACACCCTCAAGGCGATGTCGGTGGGGGTCGAGGGCGGCACGTCGTTCATGGAGGACTACACCTACGACCTCACCCCGGGTCAGGAGCTGGTGCTGGGGGCCCACATGCTTGAGGTCTGCCCGACCATCGCCTCCGACGTGCCCAACGTGGAGATCCACCCCTTGAGTATCGGTGGCCGGGAGGACCCGGTCCGGCTGGTGTTCGACGCCGCGCCCGGTCCGGCCGTGGTGCTGGGGTTGGCGGACATGGGGGAGCGCTTCCGGCTGGTGGCCAACGAGATCGACGTGGTGGCTCCGCCGCAGCCGCTGCGCCGGTTGCCTGTCGCCCGTGCCGTCTGGCGGCCGCGACCGGACCTGCCGGTCTCGGCCGAGGCGTGGATCACCGCCGGCGCCCCGCACCACACCGTGCTGTCGCAGGCGGTGGGCACCGAGGAGCTGCACGACCTGGCCGAGATGAGCCGGACCGAACTCGTCGTCATCGACGCCGACACCGAGCCGCGTCGCTTCGCCGACGAGATCCGCTGGAACCAGGCCTACTACCGGCTGGCCCGCGGTTTCTGA
- a CDS encoding family 43 glycosylhydrolase has translation MLSIGRVPRGAPGRRGWLSRLAVAAMVLVVGGAAAAVASSPASAATVDTSAWYVLVNRNSGKAVDVYNLATNDGARITQWTRNNGNQQQWQFVDSGSGYYRIKSRLSGKVLDVSGRSTANGGAIVQWSDNNGTNQQFRLTDSDSGYVRLINRNSNKAMEVQGASTADGGNIVQYDDWNGTNQQWQLVRVDGGTDPTTPPPTTPPPTTPPPSNGTYSNPVVWQDFADVDIIRVDNVYYMSASTMHYSPGAPVLRSYDLVNWEYAGHSVPRLDFGSKYDMSGGNAYVDGIWASTLNYRPSNKTYYWAGCIDFAQTHIYTASAVDSTWSKLTTIPNCYYDAGMLIDDNDTMYVAYGNSNISVAQLSADGKTQVRNQQVYSTPSSIGTLEGSRFYKRNGAYYIWLTRPANGQYVLKSTNGPFGPYEQRQVLLNLPGPISGGGVPHQGGLVQTQNGEWYYMSFVDAYPGGRMPAMAPITWTSDGWPVLQTVNGTWGTTYPKPNLPTPPRAVKPLTGTDTFAGTTLGPQWEWNHNPDNSKWSVNNGLNLQTATVTSDLYKARNTLTHRIQGPTSTATIELDYSTMRDGDRTGLAVLRNSSAWIGVRRDNGSTRLVMQNGLTMDGSWNTTSTGSEVASTAVSGGRIWLRANADIRPGSGRQARFSYSTDGVNFTSFGNALTLANNWQFFMGYRFAIFNHATQALGGAVTVRQFDLTTP, from the coding sequence ATGCTTTCCATCGGTCGGGTTCCCCGGGGTGCGCCAGGACGGCGCGGGTGGCTGTCGAGGCTCGCCGTCGCCGCGATGGTGCTTGTGGTCGGTGGCGCGGCGGCGGCCGTCGCCTCGTCGCCCGCGTCAGCGGCCACGGTCGACACGAGTGCCTGGTACGTGTTGGTGAACCGCAACAGTGGCAAGGCCGTGGACGTGTACAACCTGGCCACGAACGACGGTGCGCGGATCACGCAGTGGACGCGTAACAACGGTAACCAGCAGCAGTGGCAGTTCGTGGACTCCGGGAGTGGTTACTACCGGATCAAGTCGAGGTTGTCGGGCAAGGTGCTGGATGTGTCCGGCCGTTCGACGGCCAACGGCGGGGCGATCGTGCAGTGGTCGGACAACAACGGGACCAACCAGCAGTTCCGGTTGACCGACTCGGACAGCGGGTACGTGCGGTTGATCAACCGCAACAGCAACAAGGCGATGGAGGTGCAGGGCGCCTCGACCGCCGATGGTGGCAACATCGTGCAGTACGACGACTGGAACGGCACCAACCAGCAGTGGCAACTCGTCCGCGTCGACGGCGGGACCGACCCGACGACGCCACCGCCCACCACGCCGCCGCCCACCACGCCGCCCCCGTCGAACGGCACGTACTCGAACCCGGTGGTCTGGCAGGACTTCGCCGACGTCGACATCATCCGGGTGGACAACGTCTACTACATGTCGGCGTCCACCATGCACTACTCGCCGGGCGCGCCCGTGCTGCGCTCGTACGACCTGGTGAACTGGGAGTACGCCGGGCACTCCGTACCCCGGTTGGACTTCGGGTCGAAGTACGACATGAGCGGCGGTAACGCGTACGTCGACGGGATCTGGGCCTCGACCCTGAACTACCGGCCGAGCAACAAGACGTACTACTGGGCCGGGTGCATCGACTTCGCGCAGACCCACATCTACACCGCGTCGGCAGTCGACAGCACGTGGAGCAAGCTCACCACCATCCCCAACTGCTACTACGACGCCGGCATGCTCATCGACGACAACGACACGATGTACGTCGCGTACGGCAACAGCAACATCAGCGTCGCGCAGCTCTCGGCCGACGGGAAGACCCAGGTCCGCAACCAGCAGGTCTACTCGACCCCGTCGAGCATCGGGACGCTTGAGGGCTCGCGCTTCTACAAGCGCAACGGCGCCTACTACATCTGGCTCACCCGGCCGGCCAACGGCCAGTACGTGCTGAAGTCGACGAACGGCCCGTTCGGCCCGTACGAGCAGCGTCAGGTGCTGCTCAACCTGCCCGGCCCGATCTCCGGTGGCGGCGTGCCGCACCAGGGCGGACTGGTGCAGACCCAGAACGGCGAGTGGTACTACATGTCCTTCGTCGACGCGTACCCCGGTGGTCGGATGCCCGCCATGGCCCCGATCACCTGGACCAGCGACGGCTGGCCCGTGCTGCAGACGGTGAACGGCACGTGGGGCACCACGTACCCGAAGCCGAACCTGCCCACGCCGCCGCGGGCGGTCAAGCCGCTCACCGGCACCGACACGTTCGCCGGCACCACCCTCGGCCCGCAGTGGGAGTGGAACCACAACCCCGACAACAGCAAGTGGTCGGTCAACAACGGGCTGAACCTGCAGACCGCGACGGTCACCAGCGACCTGTACAAGGCGCGCAACACGCTCACCCACCGGATCCAGGGCCCCACCTCGACCGCCACCATCGAGTTGGACTACTCCACGATGCGCGACGGTGATCGCACCGGCCTGGCGGTGTTGCGCAACTCGTCCGCCTGGATCGGTGTCCGGCGGGACAACGGATCCACCCGTCTGGTCATGCAGAACGGGCTCACGATGGACGGCAGCTGGAACACCACAAGCACCGGCAGCGAGGTGGCGAGCACCGCCGTCTCCGGTGGCCGGATCTGGTTGCGGGCCAACGCCGACATCAGACCCGGGTCCGGTCGGCAGGCCCGCTTCTCGTACAGCACCGACGGGGTCAACTTCACCTCGTTCGGCAACGCCCTGACCCTGGCGAACAACTGGCAGTTCTTCATGGGCTACCGGTTCGCCATCTTCAACCACGCCACGCAGGCCCTCGGTGGCGCGGTCACCGTGCGCCAATTCGACCTGACGACACCGTGA
- the chvE gene encoding multiple monosaccharide ABC transporter substrate-binding protein, producing the protein MSRKFLVALGSAALALSLAACSGGGAGSGGDTGDKKPGDLTIGVSMPTQTSERWIADGNAVKSKLEAKGYKVDLQYAGDDIPTQSQQVDQMITQGADVLVIAAIDGTALSSQLQAAAAAKIPVISYDRLIRGSKDVDFYVSFDNYKVGVAQGTALLVGLGLLNKDGSKGTAKGPFNIELFAGSLDDNNTQYFFGGAMDTLKPFVDAGTLKVKSKQTTPEQVATLRWQQETAQKRMENLLTSSYNDGSKVDGVLSPYDGISRGIITALQNAGYGSGAKKLPVVTGQDAEIASIKLINDGVQNSTVFKDTRLLADQAVNAAEAFLQKKEPQANDTKTYNNGVKVVPAYLLPIATVYKDDIKATLIDSGYWTAEEVAAGQAKK; encoded by the coding sequence GTGAGCAGGAAATTCCTGGTTGCTCTCGGTAGTGCGGCGCTGGCGCTGAGCCTGGCGGCGTGCAGTGGTGGAGGTGCCGGCAGCGGCGGCGACACCGGTGACAAGAAGCCGGGGGACCTGACGATCGGCGTCTCGATGCCGACGCAGACCTCCGAGCGGTGGATCGCCGACGGCAACGCGGTGAAGTCCAAGCTGGAGGCGAAGGGCTACAAGGTCGACCTGCAGTACGCGGGCGACGACATCCCCACGCAGTCGCAGCAGGTCGACCAGATGATCACCCAGGGCGCCGACGTCCTGGTCATCGCGGCGATCGACGGCACCGCGCTCAGCAGCCAGCTGCAGGCCGCCGCGGCCGCGAAGATCCCGGTCATCTCGTACGACCGGCTGATCCGCGGCAGCAAGGACGTCGACTTCTACGTCAGCTTCGACAACTACAAGGTCGGCGTAGCCCAGGGCACCGCGCTGCTCGTCGGTCTCGGCCTGCTGAACAAGGACGGCTCGAAGGGCACCGCCAAGGGGCCGTTCAACATCGAGCTGTTCGCCGGCTCGCTCGACGACAACAACACGCAGTACTTCTTCGGCGGCGCGATGGACACGCTGAAGCCGTTCGTCGACGCCGGCACGCTGAAGGTGAAGTCCAAGCAGACGACCCCCGAGCAGGTGGCGACCCTGCGGTGGCAGCAGGAGACCGCGCAGAAGCGGATGGAGAACCTGCTCACCTCCAGCTACAACGACGGTTCGAAGGTCGACGGCGTGCTGTCGCCGTACGACGGCATCTCCCGGGGCATCATCACCGCCCTGCAGAACGCCGGCTACGGCAGCGGCGCCAAGAAGCTGCCCGTCGTGACCGGTCAGGACGCGGAGATCGCCTCGATCAAGCTGATCAACGACGGCGTGCAGAACTCGACAGTCTTCAAGGACACCCGCCTGCTGGCCGACCAGGCCGTGAACGCCGCCGAGGCCTTCCTGCAGAAGAAGGAGCCGCAGGCGAACGACACGAAGACGTACAACAACGGCGTCAAGGTCGTTCCGGCGTACCTGCTGCCGATCGCGACCGTCTACAAGGACGACATCAAGGCTACGCTGATCGACTCGGGCTACTGGACGGCGGAAGAGGTCGCCGCCGGTCAGGCCAAGAAGTAA
- a CDS encoding CBM96 family carbohydrate-binding protein, translating into MDIRIARPPVTIGTVAVLVAATAAVVLTGSGAASAASVTFTPVADTYVQSDTASTNYGTSTQVVVDNSPARRMFLRFTVSGVSSTVTSAKLRLRTISGNSGSDAGGTFRTMSNTTWSETGTTWSNQPTIDGATLGSLGAVAGNTWYEVDVTSAVTGNGTYSFGATSASGDGAYYDTRESGGDAPQLVVTTGTTTPPSGDPVLVGAGDIATSGSGDTATAALLDGISGTVFTTGDNVYDSGTASQFASYYEPTWGRHKARTRPSPGNHDYNTSGATGYYNYFGTSAGPSGRGYYSFDLGNWHIVSLNSNVSMSSGSTQEQWLRADLAASSKPCTLAYWHHPLFTSSSDHAPSTSTRPLYQALYDYNADVVVWGHNHVYERFGPMNPAGGYDASRGMRSFVAGMGGADHYGFGTIQPNSEARNSSAFGVLKFTLHSGSYDWQFVPVAGQTYNDSGTGACH; encoded by the coding sequence ATGGACATTCGAATCGCCCGCCCGCCGGTCACGATCGGGACTGTCGCGGTGCTCGTCGCCGCCACCGCCGCCGTCGTCCTGACCGGCTCGGGCGCGGCCTCCGCGGCGAGCGTGACGTTCACGCCGGTCGCCGACACCTACGTCCAGAGCGACACGGCGTCCACCAACTACGGCACGTCCACGCAGGTCGTGGTCGACAACTCGCCAGCGCGGCGGATGTTCCTGCGCTTCACGGTGAGCGGCGTCAGCAGCACCGTGACCAGCGCCAAACTGCGGCTGCGCACGATCAGCGGCAACAGCGGCAGCGACGCCGGCGGCACGTTCCGGACGATGTCCAACACGACCTGGTCGGAGACCGGCACGACCTGGAGCAACCAGCCGACCATCGACGGGGCCACCCTCGGGTCACTGGGCGCGGTGGCCGGCAACACCTGGTACGAGGTCGACGTCACCTCCGCGGTCACCGGCAACGGGACGTACAGCTTCGGCGCGACCTCCGCGAGCGGCGACGGCGCCTACTACGACACGCGGGAGAGCGGAGGCGACGCCCCGCAGCTGGTGGTCACGACCGGCACCACGACACCGCCGTCGGGCGACCCGGTCCTCGTCGGGGCCGGTGACATCGCCACCTCCGGCTCCGGTGACACCGCCACCGCCGCCCTGCTCGACGGCATCTCCGGCACCGTCTTCACGACCGGCGACAACGTCTACGACAGCGGCACCGCGTCCCAGTTCGCCAGCTACTACGAGCCCACCTGGGGCCGGCACAAGGCGCGCACCCGACCGTCACCGGGCAACCACGACTACAACACGTCCGGCGCCACCGGCTACTACAACTACTTCGGCACGTCCGCCGGACCGAGCGGTCGCGGGTACTACTCCTTCGACCTCGGCAACTGGCACATCGTGTCGCTGAACTCGAACGTCAGCATGTCGTCCGGGTCGACGCAGGAGCAGTGGCTACGCGCCGACCTGGCGGCCAGCAGCAAGCCGTGCACGCTTGCGTACTGGCACCACCCGCTGTTCACGTCCAGCTCCGACCACGCGCCGTCGACGTCGACGCGCCCGCTGTACCAGGCGCTCTACGACTACAACGCCGACGTCGTGGTCTGGGGCCACAACCACGTGTACGAGCGGTTCGGCCCGATGAACCCGGCCGGCGGCTACGACGCCAGCCGGGGGATGCGCAGCTTCGTAGCCGGAATGGGCGGTGCCGACCACTACGGCTTCGGCACCATCCAGCCCAACAGCGAGGCCCGCAACAGCTCGGCGTTCGGGGTCCTGAAGTTCACCCTGCACTCCGGCAGCTACGACTGGCAGTTCGTGCCGGTCGCCGGGCAGACCTACAACGACAGCGGCACCGGCGCCTGCCACTGA
- the mmsA gene encoding multiple monosaccharide ABC transporter ATP-binding protein: MDDTILEMRGITKTFPGVTALEDVSLAVRRGEIHAICGENGAGKSTLMKVLSGVHPSGSYDGEILFDGKPMQFRGIRDSEANGIVIIHQELALVPYLSIAENLFLGNERRGRGGLIDWNKANAEAAELLASVGLHENPVTPVIQLGVGKQQLVEIAKALSKKVRLLILDEPTAALNDVDSAHLLGLLRQLKEQGITCIMISHKLNEITAIADSTTVIRDGRTVETLDMRADDVNQQRIIRGMVGRDIESFYPDRVSSPGEEVLRIEDWSVRHPTQERMVVEGVSVSVRAGEVVGIAGLMGAGRTELAMSVFGRSYGRDISGKLFVHGREVNARTVAEAIDNGIAYVTEDRKRYGLNLIDDVRRNVSAAALDRLARLGWVNGNEEIKVAEASRKEMNIRTPSVMAVVGKLSGGNQQKVVLSKWLFTDPDVLILDEPTRGIDVGAKYEIYTIINRLVAAGKAVIVISSELPELLGMCDRIYTLAAGRITGEKPVGEATQESLMELMTKDKELVG, from the coding sequence ATGGACGACACCATCCTCGAGATGCGTGGTATCACGAAGACCTTCCCCGGGGTGACCGCGCTGGAGGACGTCAGCCTCGCGGTGCGCCGGGGGGAGATCCACGCCATCTGCGGTGAGAACGGCGCCGGCAAGTCCACCCTGATGAAGGTGCTGTCCGGCGTCCACCCCTCCGGCTCGTACGACGGGGAGATCCTCTTCGACGGTAAGCCGATGCAGTTCCGGGGCATCCGGGACAGCGAGGCCAACGGCATCGTCATCATCCACCAGGAACTCGCCCTGGTGCCCTACCTGTCGATCGCCGAAAATCTCTTCCTCGGCAACGAGCGGCGTGGCCGTGGCGGGCTCATCGACTGGAACAAGGCAAACGCCGAGGCGGCCGAGCTGCTGGCGTCGGTCGGGCTGCACGAGAACCCGGTGACCCCGGTCATCCAGCTCGGCGTCGGCAAACAGCAGCTGGTGGAGATCGCCAAGGCGCTGTCGAAGAAGGTGCGCCTGCTCATCCTGGACGAGCCGACCGCCGCTCTCAACGACGTCGACTCGGCGCACCTGCTCGGCCTGCTGCGACAGCTCAAGGAGCAGGGCATCACCTGCATCATGATCTCGCACAAGCTCAACGAGATCACCGCGATCGCCGACTCGACCACTGTCATCCGCGACGGTCGCACCGTGGAGACCCTGGACATGCGCGCCGACGACGTGAATCAGCAGCGCATCATCCGCGGCATGGTCGGTCGCGACATCGAGAGCTTCTACCCCGATCGCGTCTCGTCGCCCGGGGAGGAGGTGCTGCGGATCGAGGACTGGTCGGTGCGGCACCCGACCCAGGAGCGGATGGTCGTCGAGGGCGTCAGCGTGTCGGTGCGTGCCGGTGAGGTCGTCGGCATCGCGGGGCTGATGGGCGCCGGCCGGACGGAGCTGGCGATGAGCGTGTTCGGCCGCTCCTACGGCCGTGACATCAGCGGCAAGCTCTTCGTGCACGGCCGGGAGGTCAACGCCCGTACGGTCGCGGAGGCCATCGACAACGGCATCGCGTACGTCACCGAGGACCGCAAGCGCTACGGCCTCAACCTCATCGACGACGTCCGGCGCAACGTCTCGGCCGCGGCCCTGGACCGCCTGGCCCGCCTGGGCTGGGTGAACGGCAACGAGGAGATCAAGGTTGCCGAGGCCAGCCGCAAGGAGATGAACATCCGCACGCCGAGCGTCATGGCGGTGGTCGGCAAGCTCTCCGGGGGCAACCAGCAGAAGGTCGTGCTGTCGAAGTGGTTGTTCACCGACCCGGATGTGCTGATCCTGGACGAGCCCACCCGGGGCATCGACGTCGGCGCCAAGTACGAGATCTACACGATCATCAACCGGCTGGTGGCCGCAGGTAAGGCGGTGATCGTGATCTCGTCCGAGCTGCCGGAGCTGCTCGGCATGTGCGACCGCATCTACACCCTCGCCGCGGGCCGGATCACCGGCGAGAAGCCGGTGGGCGAGGCGACCCAGGAAAGCCTCATGGAGCTGATGACCAAGGACAAGGAGCTCGTCGGATGA
- the mmsB gene encoding multiple monosaccharide ABC transporter permease, producing the protein MTSIKTPSTERPTPPDSTPAVALHSGTSDLRALVLNNLRQSGIYVALVVIVALFALLTDGVLLSPGNITNIVLQYSYILVLAIGMVILIIGGHIDLSVGSVVALTGAVSAVLVIQQGHPWWIGVVAALVVGVAVGAWHGFWVAYAGIPAFIVTLAGMLLFRGLTLQVLDNISLSPFPAEYQKVAAGFLNGLLGGQGFDAFTLLIGALAVAGYAVSGFRTRLARIRYQQPVESFPLFVARVVLVGAVLMYFAWQLAHARGLPIVLIILAVLVLVYGLLTRRTVFGRQVYAIGGNLSAAALSGVKVRTVNFWMFVNMGFLAAVAGVIYSSRSNGAQPAAGNMFELDAIAAAFIGGAAVTGGVGTVVGAMVGGLIMAVMSNGMQLMGIDQSTQSVVKGLVLLVAVAFDVYNKRRAGTAR; encoded by the coding sequence ATGACAAGCATCAAAACCCCTTCGACGGAGCGCCCGACGCCCCCGGACAGCACACCCGCCGTCGCCCTGCACAGTGGGACGAGCGACCTGCGGGCGCTGGTGTTGAACAACCTTCGGCAGAGCGGGATCTACGTCGCCCTGGTCGTCATCGTCGCGCTCTTCGCGCTCCTGACCGACGGGGTGTTGCTGAGTCCCGGCAACATCACCAACATCGTCCTTCAGTACTCGTACATCCTGGTGCTCGCGATCGGGATGGTCATCCTCATCATCGGCGGGCACATCGACCTGTCGGTGGGGTCGGTCGTCGCCCTCACCGGCGCGGTCTCCGCCGTCCTGGTGATCCAGCAGGGTCACCCCTGGTGGATCGGCGTCGTGGCCGCGCTTGTCGTAGGCGTCGCGGTCGGCGCGTGGCACGGCTTCTGGGTGGCGTACGCCGGCATCCCGGCCTTCATCGTGACCCTCGCCGGCATGCTGCTCTTCCGGGGCCTCACCCTGCAGGTGCTCGACAACATCTCCCTGTCGCCCTTCCCGGCCGAATACCAGAAGGTCGCTGCGGGCTTCCTCAACGGGCTGCTCGGCGGTCAGGGCTTCGACGCGTTCACGCTGCTCATCGGCGCGCTCGCCGTGGCCGGGTACGCGGTGAGCGGCTTCCGCACCCGCCTGGCGCGCATCCGCTACCAGCAGCCGGTCGAGTCGTTCCCGCTGTTCGTCGCCCGGGTCGTCCTGGTGGGCGCGGTCCTCATGTACTTCGCCTGGCAGTTGGCGCACGCCCGAGGACTGCCGATCGTGCTGATCATCCTGGCCGTCCTGGTGCTGGTCTACGGCCTGCTCACCAGGCGTACGGTCTTCGGCCGTCAGGTCTACGCGATCGGCGGCAACCTCTCGGCGGCGGCGCTGTCGGGTGTCAAGGTCCGCACGGTCAACTTCTGGATGTTCGTCAACATGGGCTTCCTCGCGGCGGTGGCGGGCGTCATCTACTCGTCGCGGTCCAACGGGGCGCAGCCCGCGGCCGGCAACATGTTCGAGCTGGACGCGATCGCCGCGGCGTTCATCGGTGGCGCCGCGGTCACCGGTGGCGTGGGCACCGTGGTCGGCGCGATGGTCGGTGGTCTGATCATGGCGGTGATGAGCAACGGCATGCAGCTGATGGGCATCGACCAGTCGACGCAGTCGGTGGTGAAGGGCCTCGTCCTGCTCGTCGCCGTCGCGTTCGACGTCTACAACAAGCGCCGCGCCGGCACGGCCCGCTGA